CCTACCCCAGATCCCCATCGGTGAGGACGAGAGGCTAGACCTGGAGAACCTGGCCACGGGAGCCTTCCACCCCCTGCAGGGCTTTTTGACTCAGGAGGAAACCTTATCCGTAGCCTATGAGATGCGGCTTCCTTCAGGGGAAGTCTGGACCATTCCCATCCTCCTCCAGCTCCGGGAGAAGCCCCGGGTGGGCAAGGAGGACCGGGTGGTCTTGGTGCACGGAGGAAACGCGGTGGCCGTCCTCCAGGTGGAAGACGCCTACGAGCTGGACCTAAGGGGCCTAGCCCGCAGGGTCTTTGGCACGGAAAGCGATGCACACCCCGGGGTCAGGAGGCTCTACGCCAAGGGGGCCTATGCCGTAGGGGGCAGGGTAGAGGTCCTGAGGTGGAGGCCTCGAGGGGCCCTGGAAAAGACCCCGGAGGAGGTGCGGACCTTTTCCCGGAAAATGGGGTGGCGGCGGGTAGTGGCCTTCCAGACCCGCAACGCCCCTCACCGGGCCCACGAGTACCTGATCCGGCTAGGCCTGGAGCTAGCCGATGGGGTCCTGGTCCACCCCATCCTGGGGGCCAAAAAGGAGGACGACTTCCCCACGGAAATTATCGTGAAGGCTTACCAGGCCCTCGTTGAGGGATTCCTGCCCCGGGACCGGGTAGCCCTCTTCGGCCTCGCTACCCCTATGCGCTACGCCGGGCCCAAGGAGGCGGTCTTCCACGCCCTGGTGCGCAAGAACTTCGGGGCCACCCACTTCTTGGTGGGCCGCGACCATGCGGGCGTGGGGGAGTTCTACGACCCTTACGCCGCCCACCGCATCTTTGACCAGCTTCCCCCCCTGGGGATCGAGATCGTGAAGGTAGGGGCTGTCTTCCACTGCCCCCTCTGCGGCGGAATGGCTTCGGAAAAGACCTGCCCCGACCACCACCGGGGAAGGCGGACCTCCATCAGCATGACCAAGGTGCGGTCCCTGCTGAGAGAAGGCAAGGCCCCGCCCCCCGAGCTGGTGCGGCCAGAACTCCTTCCCCTCCTCCAGGAAGGGGTGTAGGCGCTCCTAAAGGGCCTAACCGCCCCGGGGACCTCGAGGGCCACCCGCCCAGGCAAGAAGTCTCCTGGCCCCTTTCGGCCTTGCGGGCAGGTAGAGGTGGACGAAGCTGGCCAGGACCCGGCCGTCCGCGTACCCCTCCACCTCCTCTCCCCCCACCCGCCGCCAGGCGGGGCGCGGGGAGGGGGGAAGCCGGGCGTAGTGGAACTCGTGGCCCCGGTAGACCTCCCCCTTCCGGGCCACGGGGCTATCCCCGAGGGCCGCCACCTCCCGGTAGCCCAGAACGGGCCTCTCCGCCATCCGCGCCTCCCCGGGAACCCGGCCCACCATGGGGTAAAACCTCTCCCCCACCCAAAGCCCCTGGGCCAGGTACATGTAGCCCCCGCACTCCGCCACCATGGGCCCGGGAAAGCGGCGGATGGCCTCCCTCAGGGCCCGGTTTTCCGCCAGCCTCTCCGCGTGGAGCTCCGGGTACCCGCCCCCCAGGAGGAGGGCCTGGGCCTGGGGCAGGGTCTCGTCCTCCAGGGGGCTGAAGGGCAGGAGCTCCGCCCCCAGGGCCTCCAGAAGCTCCAGGGCCTCCGGGTAGTAGAAGCGGAAGGCCGCATCCCAGGCGTAGGCCACCCGGACCCGGGGCGGGCGCCTTTCCGGCAGGAAGGGGGGAACCCCGGGGAGGGGCGGGGCAGCCTGGGCCAGGCGGAGGAGGGCCTCCAGGTCCACCCGCAAGGCGCGCCGGAGGGCCAAGAGGGGCGGGCGCACCTCCCCCGCCAGGACCAGGCCCAGGTGCCTCTCCGGCATCCCCAGGGCCGGGTCCTGGGGGAGCCAGCCCAGAAGGGGCAGGCCCAGGGGGGCCAGGGCCTCCCGCAGGAGGGCCGCGTGCCCCTCGGAGCCCACCCGGTTGGCGAAAACCCCCACCACCTGGACCCTCGGGTCGTATTCCCTGAACCCCTTGGCCAAGGGGGCGATGGAGCCCGCCATGGCGGAGGCGTCCACCACCAGGACCACGGGGGCCTTTAGGAGCCTGGCCACCTGGGCGGTGGAGCCCACCCGGCCCTGGGGGTCCTTCCCGTCGAAGAGGCCCATGACCCCCTCGAGGAGGGCCAGGTCCGCTCCCCGGGCTCCGTGCCCGAAGAGGGCGAGGAGGCCCGTCTCCTCCAGGAAGAAGCCGTCCAGGTTGTAGGGCCTCCTCCCCGCCGCAGCCTCCAGGTGGGTGGGGTCCAGGTAGTCCGGCCCCACTTTGAAGGGCTGCACCTTAAGGCCCCGCTCCCTCAGGGCCAGGAGGAGGGCCAGGGCCACCGTGGTCTTCCCCGCCCCCGAGTGGGGGGCGGCGAGGAGGAGCCTAGGGAGCTTCATCCCCTCCCAGGCTACGCCACCAGTCCCGGTAGGGGGTGGCCTCCACCCGCCGGCCCGTCCAGTCCGGGCCCTCGCCCCACCAGGGCGTCCCCCGCTCCCCCAGGGCCCGCTTGGCCCGGTCCACCGCCTCCCGGGCCGCCCGCAGGGCCTCCCCGTCCCCCCGGCGCCGGGCCTCCCGCACCGCCCGGCGGGCCCGCATGAGCTCCCGCACCCAAAAGGCCCGCTCCTCCGGGGAGAGCCTGGGGTCCGTGCACCGCCAAAGCCTCCCCTGGGCCACGAAGTAGCGCCCGTCGGGGGTCACGGGGTAGCGCATGGCCCCAGGATACCTGGAGGGCCCACTCCGCGCTGTAACCCCCCTCTCCCCGCCATGGGCAAGGGGGGCCTCAGTGCTCGATCCCCCGCTGGGCGGGCACCCCCTGGTCGAAGGCGTGCTTCACCTTGCGCATCTCGGTGAC
The genomic region above belongs to Thermus thermamylovorans and contains:
- a CDS encoding cobyrinate a,c-diamide synthase; its protein translation is MKLPRLLLAAPHSGAGKTTVALALLLALRERGLKVQPFKVGPDYLDPTHLEAAAGRRPYNLDGFFLEETGLLALFGHGARGADLALLEGVMGLFDGKDPQGRVGSTAQVARLLKAPVVLVVDASAMAGSIAPLAKGFREYDPRVQVVGVFANRVGSEGHAALLREALAPLGLPLLGWLPQDPALGMPERHLGLVLAGEVRPPLLALRRALRVDLEALLRLAQAAPPLPGVPPFLPERRPPRVRVAYAWDAAFRFYYPEALELLEALGAELLPFSPLEDETLPQAQALLLGGGYPELHAERLAENRALREAIRRFPGPMVAECGGYMYLAQGLWVGERFYPMVGRVPGEARMAERPVLGYREVAALGDSPVARKGEVYRGHEFHYARLPPSPRPAWRRVGGEEVEGYADGRVLASFVHLYLPARPKGARRLLAWAGGPRGPRGG
- the sat gene encoding sulfate adenylyltransferase; the protein is MRETLPQIPIGEDERLDLENLATGAFHPLQGFLTQEETLSVAYEMRLPSGEVWTIPILLQLREKPRVGKEDRVVLVHGGNAVAVLQVEDAYELDLRGLARRVFGTESDAHPGVRRLYAKGAYAVGGRVEVLRWRPRGALEKTPEEVRTFSRKMGWRRVVAFQTRNAPHRAHEYLIRLGLELADGVLVHPILGAKKEDDFPTEIIVKAYQALVEGFLPRDRVALFGLATPMRYAGPKEAVFHALVRKNFGATHFLVGRDHAGVGEFYDPYAAHRIFDQLPPLGIEIVKVGAVFHCPLCGGMASEKTCPDHHRGRRTSISMTKVRSLLREGKAPPPELVRPELLPLLQEGV